One window from the genome of Synergistetes bacterium HGW-Synergistetes-1 encodes:
- the rbfA gene encoding ribosome-binding factor A, translating to MVTYRIDRINKEFLRAISEILQVRIKKDNVRDAILTKVSTSKDLSFAKVFYTLIDMDRKDEIQKALDSTAGQIRSMLGKDMHLRTIPELHFVYDDSEAKARAMEELLDKVAAMDAEKKSSGEN from the coding sequence ATGGTGACTTATAGGATCGACCGTATAAACAAAGAATTTTTAAGGGCAATTTCTGAGATACTTCAGGTCCGGATAAAGAAAGATAACGTAAGGGATGCGATCCTGACCAAGGTAAGCACATCGAAAGACCTGAGCTTTGCCAAGGTCTTTTATACCCTTATAGACATGGACCGCAAGGATGAGATACAGAAGGCGCTTGACTCCACGGCAGGACAGATAAGGTCTATGCTTGGGAAAGATATGCATCTGCGTACCATACCGGAACTCCACTTTGTCTACGACGACTCGGAAGCCAAAGCTAGAGCGATGGAGGAACTGCTTGACAAAGTAGCTGCCATGGATGCAGAAAAAAAGTCTTCAGGAGAAAACTGA
- a CDS encoding ribosome maturation factor RimP — translation MGRAHSSCFTGGYTVEKIKLSDIYSGLRERIESLGYNCVGFENVTEDEMKILRVYVDLPGGVNLSDCEAVAREVNVYLDEMETSLPERYYLEVSSPGLERPLFTPEDYKSFSGREAQISLKGGRKIAGIINGVDDDGMVHFLFADGESSVPFADIKKGKLIYKEEKGQKKTFKKIKKK, via the coding sequence GTGGGTCGTGCCCACTCTTCTTGCTTTACAGGGGGGTATACGGTGGAAAAGATCAAGCTGAGCGACATATACAGCGGACTCAGGGAGCGGATAGAATCGCTCGGTTACAACTGTGTCGGCTTTGAAAACGTCACCGAGGATGAGATGAAGATACTCCGTGTCTATGTAGACCTTCCCGGAGGAGTGAACCTCTCCGACTGTGAAGCAGTGGCAAGGGAGGTAAATGTCTATCTTGATGAGATGGAAACCTCTCTTCCCGAAAGATATTATCTGGAGGTCAGTTCACCCGGTCTGGAACGCCCCCTCTTCACTCCGGAAGATTATAAATCATTTTCCGGCAGGGAAGCACAGATATCGCTGAAAGGCGGCAGAAAGATCGCCGGCATTATAAACGGAGTGGACGACGATGGCATGGTACATTTCCTTTTTGCCGATGGTGAGAGTTCGGTTCCGTTTGCTGACATAAAAAAAGGCAAGCTCATTTATAAAGAGGAAAAGGGCCAGAAGAAGACTTTCAAAAAGATAAAGAAAAAGTGA
- a CDS encoding peptidylprolyl isomerase, giving the protein MLRYLRSHVKSIMIAVIVLFVVSIFAGYGLYARSGKGSDGQRDYAVAEINGKDVMRSDIEKGTMQLAEQLGSEKEVTSADIPLMRKAILDSTAIEAELEKEIKSRNIEVTEDEIDEAYTNIMDSYPTREEFKAFMERSEITEVQVKSDIKKQISQKKVMDALAAEINVPDDEARKFYDSAKTFLYKQPAGFKVNIATFKSNEAAKLAQKSIEGGEGWDKVMDQHKADIMTSTPYDKPVLITVQMMVDSLAALKDLPLNKVSPVMPVTSSDSYVAIKRSKEAEKQLSYNEVSADVVAMIKNQKAQEKQQEFYEELLSRAKIKILDPEIFPAPTSADIKTEVKSEDKQ; this is encoded by the coding sequence TTGTTGAGGTATCTAAGATCACACGTTAAGTCAATAATGATAGCTGTAATAGTTTTGTTTGTGGTTTCCATCTTTGCCGGTTATGGTCTCTATGCCCGCTCCGGAAAGGGGTCAGATGGTCAGAGAGATTATGCTGTTGCTGAGATAAACGGGAAAGATGTTATGCGTTCTGACATAGAAAAAGGAACGATGCAGCTTGCTGAACAGCTTGGTTCAGAAAAAGAGGTCACATCTGCGGATATTCCTCTCATGAGGAAAGCTATTCTTGACAGCACAGCGATAGAGGCCGAGCTCGAAAAAGAGATCAAAAGCCGCAATATCGAAGTGACTGAGGATGAGATAGATGAGGCTTATACAAACATAATGGACAGCTATCCTACAAGGGAAGAGTTCAAAGCATTCATGGAACGCTCAGAAATAACAGAAGTTCAGGTAAAGTCAGATATCAAAAAGCAGATATCGCAGAAAAAGGTTATGGATGCGCTTGCTGCAGAGATAAATGTACCTGATGATGAAGCGCGCAAGTTCTATGACTCAGCCAAGACTTTCCTCTATAAACAGCCTGCAGGATTTAAGGTAAATATAGCTACTTTCAAGAGCAACGAAGCCGCCAAGCTTGCTCAGAAGTCGATCGAAGGCGGAGAAGGCTGGGATAAGGTCATGGATCAGCACAAAGCTGACATAATGACATCGACGCCTTACGATAAACCTGTGCTTATAACAGTACAGATGATGGTCGATTCACTTGCTGCGCTGAAAGATCTCCCGCTCAACAAAGTCTCGCCTGTTATGCCTGTTACCAGCAGTGATTCCTATGTTGCGATAAAACGGAGCAAAGAGGCAGAAAAACAGCTGAGCTACAATGAAGTAAGTGCAGATGTAGTTGCGATGATAAAAAACCAGAAAGCTCAGGAAAAGCAACAGGAGTTTTATGAGGAGCTTCTTTCCAGGGCAAAGATAAAGATCCTTGATCCCGAAATTTTCCCTGCTCCGACATCGGCTGACATAAAAACAGAGGTAAAATCTGAAGATAAGCAGTAA
- the ribF gene encoding riboflavin biosynthesis protein RibF, with protein sequence MIFALGAFDGFHLGHQRLLETAKERAAKAGTEWGVITFEGHPQLVFNKDTFKLLFTPEERDMLIKYLGIPVADKVPFNITLADMLPADFLDHIAKRISIEGLVIGENFRFGRARIGTPELLAELCEERGWSLDVIGSYRLNGGIVSSTSVREAVLRGQVESACEMLGYPFMIQSKVIKGDGRGRVLGFPTANLSVRPNKIYPARGSYAGISHINGKWYPVALNIGYNPTFEGSRGLHCEAHIVGFDGDLYEKTITLHIVSRNREEMKFAGADALVQQLKKDIRHAKAKAAEYMKSSAAQLDRFAKLIL encoded by the coding sequence ATGATTTTTGCACTAGGAGCCTTTGACGGTTTTCATCTGGGTCATCAGCGTCTGCTTGAGACAGCTAAAGAGCGTGCTGCCAAAGCTGGAACTGAATGGGGAGTCATTACCTTTGAGGGACATCCTCAGCTGGTTTTCAATAAAGACACATTCAAACTCCTATTCACTCCGGAAGAGAGAGACATGCTGATAAAGTACCTCGGCATACCTGTTGCGGACAAAGTGCCTTTCAACATTACCCTGGCAGACATGCTTCCGGCTGATTTTTTGGACCATATTGCCAAGAGGATATCGATAGAAGGGCTTGTAATAGGAGAGAATTTCCGCTTTGGAAGAGCCAGGATAGGAACTCCGGAACTCCTCGCAGAACTTTGCGAAGAACGCGGATGGTCTCTTGATGTTATTGGTTCATACAGGCTTAACGGCGGCATAGTAAGCAGCACCTCTGTCAGAGAGGCTGTCCTGAGAGGCCAGGTCGAGTCTGCCTGTGAGATGCTTGGTTATCCCTTTATGATACAAAGTAAGGTCATAAAAGGCGACGGAAGGGGCAGAGTGCTTGGATTTCCAACAGCAAACCTCTCTGTGAGGCCCAATAAGATCTATCCGGCCAGGGGAAGCTATGCAGGAATTTCCCATATTAATGGGAAATGGTATCCCGTTGCTCTTAATATCGGATATAACCCTACTTTTGAAGGATCAAGAGGGCTGCACTGTGAAGCTCATATCGTTGGTTTTGACGGAGATCTTTATGAGAAAACCATAACGCTGCACATTGTTTCCAGAAATAGGGAAGAGATGAAATTTGCCGGTGCTGATGCCCTTGTACAGCAGCTTAAAAAAGACATAAGGCACGCCAAAGCCAAAGCAGCGGAGTATATGAAAAGCTCAGCAGCGCAGCTTGATAGGTTTGCGAAGCTTATTCTTTGA
- the truB gene encoding tRNA pseudouridine(55) synthase TruB gives MTGLLLLNKPTEMRSTKCVELVRNKLGRKTKVGHGGTLDSTASGLLIILIGAATRLSNFVMDMPKSYETVACLGVETSTDDASGEIIRRNGCGNISEKDIDLALPSFFGWRMQAPPDISAVHVDGRRAHELAREGHDVHIEMKPVFFAFSLRTSVISDDCKVSFRINCRKGTYIRSFVRDMGQILGCGAHVSELKRLSCGPFELDNALDAALLEEISKEDLAEKVIPLESVCPAAASYLCGEEETERLINGQHISLHRLKRENFARYSSTSGDMIVRSEKIFSICKFKDQGKSYDLLPAVNIINDRSN, from the coding sequence ATGACAGGACTGCTGCTCTTAAATAAGCCGACAGAGATGCGCAGCACAAAATGTGTAGAGCTGGTGCGCAATAAACTTGGCAGAAAAACTAAAGTCGGACACGGAGGCACACTTGATTCCACAGCCTCCGGTCTTCTTATTATCCTTATAGGCGCTGCGACAAGGCTTAGCAATTTTGTCATGGATATGCCGAAGTCTTACGAGACTGTTGCATGTCTGGGTGTTGAAACATCTACCGATGATGCATCGGGCGAAATCATCCGCAGGAACGGCTGTGGAAATATCAGCGAAAAAGATATTGATCTGGCTCTTCCTTCTTTTTTTGGCTGGAGGATGCAGGCTCCGCCGGACATATCTGCTGTCCACGTTGACGGACGGAGAGCACATGAACTTGCAAGAGAGGGACATGATGTCCATATCGAAATGAAGCCAGTTTTTTTTGCTTTTTCTTTAAGAACAAGCGTAATATCGGATGACTGCAAAGTTTCTTTCCGGATAAACTGCAGGAAAGGCACCTATATCAGAAGCTTTGTAAGAGATATGGGACAGATTCTTGGTTGTGGAGCACACGTGAGCGAGCTTAAAAGGCTAAGCTGCGGACCCTTTGAACTGGATAACGCGCTGGATGCAGCGTTATTGGAAGAGATCAGCAAAGAGGATCTGGCAGAAAAAGTAATTCCCCTTGAAAGCGTTTGTCCTGCAGCAGCATCTTACCTATGCGGGGAAGAAGAGACAGAGAGGCTTATCAATGGTCAGCACATCTCTCTGCATAGGCTGAAAAGAGAGAACTTTGCAAGATACTCAAGCACTTCCGGGGACATGATAGTAAGATCTGAAAAGATATTTTCCATCTGTAAATTCAAAGATCAGGGCAAATCATACGACCTTTTGCCTGCAGTCAATATAATCAACGACAGGAGCAATTGA
- a CDS encoding DUF503 domain-containing protein, with amino-acid sequence MPFWIGVAECSLRLPYAGSLKERRHVVRSILDGVRNRFSLSSSDLGPADKWQDAELGFAAAGSSPSELEERLRNLESFLARREAEGEFEIVRFTWEVFAYGDL; translated from the coding sequence ATGCCTTTCTGGATAGGAGTCGCCGAGTGTTCTTTGAGGCTGCCTTACGCGGGAAGCCTTAAGGAACGAAGGCATGTCGTCCGATCTATACTGGACGGAGTGCGAAACCGTTTCAGCCTCTCTTCATCAGACCTTGGGCCTGCAGACAAATGGCAGGACGCAGAGCTGGGTTTTGCTGCGGCCGGTTCTTCTCCATCTGAGCTTGAAGAAAGACTCAGGAACCTGGAGAGCTTCCTGGCGAGAAGGGAAGCGGAAGGTGAGTTTGAGATAGTACGTTTCACTTGGGAGGTTTTTGCCTATGGTGACTTATAG
- a CDS encoding transcription termination/antitermination protein NusA, which produces MQLGKDFKKVLKQIEEEKGLSEEIIVASLEAAMVSAYKKYKGGNQTAEVHIDVDSGDFTLYEVRLVVPDETSDESEISIAEAKRRGNDDVEPGDIIRKEVFPEDFGRIAAQTARQVIIQRLKDAERQVIYEQFSDKIGNIITGTIFKSEGDQILVRLNEKTEAIMPKEERIIGEKYLPGSRMKFYLLDVRQTTRGPRIIVSRTHPKLLHKLLELEVPEIQDGVVEIRNIVREAGTRAKIAVASLDANVEPLGACVGKQGARIKSISNELHGERIDIIVWSQDILTYIRNSLSPAKVLKIEPLLDQDRSVIVYVRSDQLSLAIGKAGQNVRLAARLTGWKIDIKVKEDEKLPTMKDLFEDLSSVIEDEDDEG; this is translated from the coding sequence ATGCAGCTTGGAAAAGATTTCAAGAAAGTACTTAAGCAGATAGAGGAAGAAAAGGGACTTTCGGAGGAGATCATCGTTGCGAGTCTGGAAGCTGCTATGGTATCTGCCTATAAGAAGTACAAGGGCGGAAATCAGACGGCAGAAGTCCATATAGATGTCGATTCCGGTGATTTCACCCTCTATGAGGTCAGACTTGTCGTTCCTGACGAGACTTCCGATGAATCGGAGATCTCTATTGCTGAAGCAAAGCGCAGGGGAAATGACGATGTTGAGCCCGGAGATATCATAAGGAAAGAAGTTTTTCCTGAAGATTTTGGTCGGATAGCCGCCCAGACAGCTCGCCAGGTCATCATCCAGAGGCTGAAGGATGCTGAGCGCCAGGTGATTTACGAGCAGTTCTCGGACAAGATAGGCAATATCATCACGGGAACTATATTCAAGTCTGAAGGTGATCAGATACTGGTCCGCCTTAACGAAAAGACAGAGGCTATAATGCCCAAGGAAGAGCGTATAATCGGAGAAAAATATCTTCCGGGTTCAAGGATGAAGTTTTATCTGCTTGATGTAAGGCAGACAACTAGAGGTCCCCGCATAATAGTATCAAGGACCCATCCGAAACTCCTTCACAAGCTTCTTGAGCTTGAGGTGCCGGAAATCCAGGACGGAGTAGTTGAGATCCGCAACATCGTCAGGGAGGCAGGCACACGTGCCAAGATCGCTGTTGCAAGCCTTGATGCGAACGTTGAGCCCCTTGGGGCCTGCGTGGGAAAGCAGGGAGCGCGCATCAAGTCTATAAGCAACGAGCTGCACGGCGAGAGGATAGATATTATCGTGTGGAGCCAGGATATCCTTACTTATATAAGGAATTCCCTCTCTCCTGCGAAAGTACTGAAGATCGAGCCTCTGCTTGACCAGGACCGCTCTGTTATTGTCTATGTCCGCTCGGACCAGCTCTCACTTGCGATAGGGAAGGCCGGACAGAACGTACGGCTTGCTGCGCGTCTGACGGGCTGGAAAATTGACATCAAGGTCAAAGAGGACGAAAAGCTGCCTACGATGAAGGATCTTTTTGAAGACCTGAGCAGCGTTATCGAAGACGAAGACGACGAAGGATAG
- a CDS encoding translation initiation factor IF-2 — protein MSKIRVYNLAKMFEMSNTEMVELLTEIGVNIKSHMSSIDEEVSILVEEELKRRKDAEEKKAVEAITTYQVVNVSEGASVSDVAASIGEKPGSAVKILMAEGLMVPATVAADEKILEILGKGFEKHFVFGKPEEKETASDKTEAKTAKKEEKQPAPKKGTKKGKESAAKDPSDLPFRPPIITVMGHVDHGKTTLLDYIRKTRVTEKEAGGITQHIGASRVNYEGNTLVFLDTPGHEAFTSMRARGAQVTDIAILVVAADDGIMPQTIEAMNHAKAAGVPIVVAVNKIDKPAAKPERVRQQLSDYGLAPEEWGGDTIMVDVGAKTGINVDQLLEMVILVAEMQELKADPNAAPEGTVIEANLDKGKGPVATVIVQNGTLRRGNIIHTETAWGKIRAMIDDSGRNVDSAGPSMPVEILGLENVPQPGEKFSVIGSEREARDIMSHYEFERREMDQSKSKRLTLEELYEKMQTEEVPQLRIVLKTDVQGSLEAFHSSLMKMNTDAVTVNIVHEGVGRISESDVMLASASNAIIVGFNVRPDGNAKKISEAEGVQIRLYQVIYDMLDDVHAAMEGMLAPELRENTLGTAEIREMFKVPKIGNIAGCRVMEGLLRRNAKVRLIRDGVVFWNGELSSLKHFKDDVREIRSGNECGLSFEKFQDFRVGDVIEAYEIVKEKKTLD, from the coding sequence ATGAGCAAAATCAGAGTTTATAATCTCGCGAAAATGTTTGAGATGAGCAATACGGAGATGGTGGAATTATTGACTGAAATTGGGGTCAATATCAAATCGCACATGAGTTCGATCGATGAGGAAGTTTCCATTCTTGTCGAGGAGGAACTGAAAAGAAGAAAAGATGCGGAAGAGAAAAAGGCTGTCGAAGCCATAACGACGTACCAGGTAGTAAATGTCAGCGAAGGCGCGTCAGTTTCGGATGTGGCCGCCAGCATCGGGGAAAAACCGGGCAGTGCGGTCAAGATCCTTATGGCTGAGGGCCTTATGGTCCCTGCAACAGTTGCGGCTGACGAAAAGATCCTTGAGATCCTCGGAAAAGGCTTCGAGAAGCACTTTGTCTTCGGAAAACCTGAAGAGAAAGAAACTGCATCGGATAAGACTGAGGCCAAGACCGCCAAAAAAGAAGAGAAGCAGCCCGCACCCAAAAAAGGGACGAAAAAGGGCAAAGAATCTGCAGCGAAGGACCCGTCGGATCTGCCCTTCAGGCCTCCTATCATTACTGTCATGGGCCACGTTGACCATGGAAAGACGACACTCCTTGACTACATAAGGAAGACAAGAGTGACTGAAAAGGAAGCTGGAGGTATCACACAGCATATAGGTGCCTCAAGGGTCAATTACGAAGGCAATACGCTGGTATTCCTCGACACCCCTGGACACGAGGCGTTTACCTCCATGCGCGCAAGGGGCGCTCAGGTGACTGACATAGCGATCCTGGTAGTTGCGGCAGATGACGGCATAATGCCCCAGACCATTGAGGCAATGAACCATGCCAAAGCTGCCGGAGTTCCTATAGTCGTAGCAGTCAACAAGATAGACAAACCTGCAGCCAAGCCTGAAAGGGTCCGCCAGCAGCTTTCTGATTACGGCCTTGCTCCAGAGGAGTGGGGCGGTGATACGATCATGGTCGACGTTGGTGCCAAGACCGGCATAAATGTTGATCAGCTGCTTGAGATGGTCATTCTGGTCGCGGAGATGCAGGAACTTAAGGCAGACCCGAACGCCGCGCCGGAAGGCACTGTTATAGAGGCGAACCTCGACAAGGGCAAGGGCCCCGTTGCTACTGTCATCGTGCAGAACGGGACGCTTCGCCGCGGAAACATTATCCACACAGAAACTGCCTGGGGAAAGATAAGGGCAATGATAGATGATTCAGGCCGGAATGTTGACAGCGCCGGTCCCAGCATGCCTGTTGAGATCCTTGGGCTGGAAAACGTCCCCCAGCCAGGCGAAAAGTTCTCGGTCATCGGCTCAGAACGTGAAGCACGCGATATCATGTCGCACTACGAGTTCGAGCGCAGGGAGATGGACCAGAGCAAGTCAAAGAGGCTTACCCTTGAAGAACTTTATGAGAAGATGCAGACGGAAGAAGTCCCGCAGCTTCGCATAGTCCTCAAGACTGACGTCCAGGGTTCACTCGAGGCCTTCCACTCATCACTCATGAAGATGAACACGGATGCTGTAACTGTGAACATAGTACACGAAGGAGTCGGAAGGATATCTGAATCCGATGTCATGCTTGCATCGGCTTCCAACGCCATCATCGTTGGATTCAACGTCAGGCCTGACGGCAATGCAAAGAAGATCTCCGAAGCAGAAGGGGTGCAGATAAGACTCTATCAGGTCATTTATGACATGCTGGACGATGTTCATGCAGCCATGGAGGGTATGCTTGCTCCTGAGCTTCGTGAAAACACTCTTGGAACGGCAGAGATAAGGGAAATGTTCAAGGTACCCAAGATCGGCAACATAGCCGGATGCAGAGTTATGGAAGGTCTTTTAAGAAGAAACGCTAAAGTACGCCTTATCCGCGACGGAGTGGTTTTCTGGAACGGAGAGCTTTCAAGCCTCAAGCATTTCAAGGATGACGTAAGGGAGATCCGCTCAGGCAACGAATGCGGTCTCAGCTTTGAAAAGTTCCAGGATTTCCGTGTTGGAGACGTGATCGAGGCTTACGAAATAGTAAAGGAAAAGAAGACTCTGGATTAA
- a CDS encoding DUF448 domain-containing protein translates to MMGEERKTEKRKRPRTCVGCGEESPKRELLRVIRTPEGEVRYDPTGRANGRGAYICSCRECVALAKKKKALSRALKSDVSEDVYENLLALCIDEMREA, encoded by the coding sequence ATGATGGGCGAGGAACGTAAGACAGAAAAAAGAAAACGTCCCCGCACATGTGTCGGATGCGGCGAAGAATCTCCCAAACGCGAACTTCTGAGAGTTATAAGAACTCCTGAAGGCGAGGTCAGATATGATCCGACAGGGAGAGCTAACGGCCGCGGGGCGTATATATGCAGCTGCCGGGAGTGTGTGGCACTGGCTAAAAAGAAAAAAGCGCTTTCCAGGGCTCTTAAGTCAGATGTCAGCGAGGATGTATACGAAAACCTGCTGGCGCTTTGTATAGATGAAATGAGGGAGGCTTGA